One stretch of Chryseobacterium fluminis DNA includes these proteins:
- a CDS encoding N-acetylmuramoyl-L-alanine amidase family protein encodes MEAVKLFAISLFSTALLSFVPVKKKYIVIDAGHGGNDAGVTFDGMTEKEIVLNIAKQIHEINESQEKYEVFLTRAADEYKTLEERTDKINELNPVMVISLHLNGTPEKDTQKQGYELFIQDSGDSKKIADKISQKLGNCSIAERNLHILRESKSPAVLIELGYLNNKKDRTYLSSEQGQKEIAQKFVDFFNEY; translated from the coding sequence ATGGAAGCAGTCAAATTATTTGCAATATCTCTTTTTTCAACGGCTTTGTTATCATTTGTGCCTGTAAAGAAAAAGTATATTGTAATAGATGCCGGTCATGGAGGCAATGATGCGGGTGTCACCTTTGATGGAATGACTGAAAAGGAGATTGTTTTAAACATTGCAAAACAAATCCATGAGATCAACGAGAGCCAGGAAAAATATGAAGTTTTCCTGACAAGAGCTGCTGACGAATATAAAACTCTTGAAGAAAGGACGGATAAAATTAACGAACTTAATCCTGTCATGGTCATTTCTCTTCATCTGAACGGAACGCCTGAAAAAGACACCCAAAAACAGGGATATGAGCTTTTTATTCAAGACTCCGGGGATTCGAAAAAAATCGCTGATAAAATTTCTCAAAAATTAGGAAACTGCAGTATTGCAGAGCGCAACCTGCACATCTTGAGAGAATCGAAATCCCCTGCCGTTTTAATAGAGCTCGGGTATCTGAATAATAAAAAAGACCGGACCTATCTGTCGAGTGAACAGGGCCAAAAAGAAATTGCACAAAAATTCGTAGATTTTTTTAACGAATATTAA